The sequence below is a genomic window from Babesia bigemina genome assembly Bbig001, chromosome : II.
TGGCCCTGAacagctgctgcggcgtcaTTGCCGCGAACTTGCCGACTTTTGCCTGTGCGAGGAAGGTGATGAGGTTGTTCACCTGTATGTTCAGCCTTTTCTGGAGCTGCTTCACCATTTCCAGCGTCGCCGGCTTGCCGTTGATCGCCCAGTCGTTCTTGATCGAAACTTTGGCGGCGTCACTTTTCTTGCGGGGGCGTTTAGCCTTCTCAGCGGCAGCCGCGGCTTTCATTTCCGCTTCAGCCTTTTTCTTCGCTGCCTTCATCCTGGCGGCCCTCCGCTTTTTGGCCTCCTGCCGATCCTTCCTCTCAGTTGCCTCGCCTTCGTAATCATCGTCTTCCACAGCCTTGGGTGTCCGAGGCCTCTTTACTGATTTTAGCGGGTCATCttcatcctcctcctctTGTTGACCATATTCTTCGGCCAActcctcttcatcgctaTCAGGCTGCGTAGGCTGGGGTGTATTTGATGACGAAGCGATGGTCATTGTACGGTCTACCAGCGTGATTCCGCCCTTAGCCTTGCTGTCGATTAGACCGATGCGCagcttagcctggttgaaTCCACGCTTGATGAACGAGTGGATGTTGTCGCCCCTGGCTAAGACGCTGGGATCGAAGCCGAGTCCGATTGCGATAGCGCACACTATTGCGCTCTTTCCACAtccgttggctgcagctaTGATGTTCACACCGGGCATCGCCTTCAGTCGAACTGGCCCGGTGTATGCCATCCAGTTTTCCATGGTTATGGAATCGATGGCTCCGTCCCTGAACTGCTTCATGGCGGTTTTTCTCGAAGTACTGCGGCTAACGATGCTTAATCATGCCTGTGCATCACTGCGAGAGCTTCCATCACGTATTGTATCGGCCGGAATTCGCGCAAAGAGCCAACGTCGGCCCACAGCGCGCCGGTCGTCAGTCGTTCCCCGACCTCGCCCGGGGAAGCCGAGCTAGCCGTGGAAGGCCGATTGAAACTGCCGAAAGTGCAGTTTTAGCACCGATTGCGCTCTGCACAACGTTATAGGTGTACTAGTAGGCCGGCAATCCGTTGCGTTACCGGGTGGTGTGCAGCCCATGAAGAAAGCCATGTGCGGTCTACGCATATTTATGCCGCAACAAACTCACAGCATGTAAATCGAGCATTATTATTACTGGGTGTTGGAAAGAATATGTGCATAGCACTTTGGCATTCGTTTAGCGGTAACTTCGACTCCGTCGAACTCGGATTGCACTGTAGCTGTCTGAGGTGTGTCAAAGGTCCCATTGGTCAACCATGGAGCATTCATATGGACTATAGTGAACATTTAGCCTGCAAAAGGCGTGTTATTTGCGATTTGGTTGCCCTGCCATCACGGCAGCAACCAATTAACGTCAACTGCTGCCCACTGAATGATAcagacgaggaggaggtgcTCACTTCTTCTCGTCCTTCACCTGCTGCATGATCTCTTTTATGTTTATGAGATCGGCAACGGCGGTCACGGGCCTCTCCTTTCCGTTGACGATCATGTGGGTTTTGTTTTTGTCGTCGACGTAAACCTCCATGTTGACGAGTGCCTGAGTGGGCATTGAGGCACGGATGCACAGTAGCGTACCTTATTGGGGTCCTCTTTAACGGCGTGTTTCATAATGGTGTTGTCGTCCGCCTTTTCCTTATCTTTTTTCTTCTTGCCGTCCTTTTTGCTCGGCTCTTCTTTCTTCTCATGCCTCGTGTTGGTCATGACGCCCCTGATACCCTGGTTTTTGCAGAACCACGCTTCCGTCagcgctgctcaacgtTTAAAATGTCACAAATCGCCGTTTCGTACCATTCATCCACGTGTGGCAGGACATCTCGGATCCGGCGCAGAGGGCCTGCTCGGCTCCTCGGTAGGTGAAGGAGAAGCAGCTCGGGGCGCTCTCCACAGGCCTTGTCGGCAGCTCGACATCCACCAAGTAGAATGTCAGCTGAGGCTCCTTCTCGTGGTAGAGCACCAGGGCGTTTCCGTTCAGCTTGGCCATGAGCGGCACCTTGTCCTTGTGCTCGACGTCGTCGCTCCGGGCGGAGTAAAACAACGGCCCAATTTTCAGCATGTTGCATTCTGTATTTAGTGCAGTGGGCCACATCGCATATCGGCACCTACCTACTCCGACCACTCGAGACCGGTCGGTTGAGGAGCGGATGTTGCTGAGCTCCTCTTTGGCCTGCGCAGCCTGATGTTGCATGAGCTCCGCCTGCTTATGCAACATCGCTACTCTCGCGAGGTTGGCTTCGAGCTGGGTCGTTAGCTTCAGCTCCTGGTCTGCGTGGTCCCCTGGCTCTCCCCTGAGTTTGACCAGTTCCGCATGGATGCCTTCGGCGTAAGACCGCAGTATGTTGGCTGCGCGCTTCTTCTGTATGGCTTTCAGGGTCATGTCATTTGCCCGCTCTGTTTGCGATGATTCGTACTCCGCAAGCCTATCCTGCTCGTCCAGCCACGTGGGCTCTGCCTTGCTTTCGTCTTCCTCGGCCACGGGCGCCGGCAGTTTGTCCTTGAGCTTCGCCTCCTGTGTTTGCAGGAAGCTCAGGATGGCGCTCGAGAACTCCCCCTGCAGAAGTGATGAATTCAACAACCGCGATACGCATATACACACTCAATTGCGCAAATTGGCGACGGCAACGATCACCCAAGGTAATGTATATGTTGCTTACCTTGGCTGCGCGGGGTATGAACTGCAACAGCAGCCAAAACGCGGCGACTGCTCCCGCTGCGATACGCATTGTGCTTGTTCGTGAGTACCCAGCGGATTACCGCTGGGACTGTGCCGTTGTGCGATTACCAGAGCTGACTTCGCATCACAGCTCCAGGGTGTAGCATGAGTATGTCTAAAGGTGTGTCACGCGCTCCATAATATATTCATCACACACGGCCAACGAGAACTGCAATTATACTTAATGGTTTTCGTAGGGAAGGTATGTATCGTGCGTTCCGCCCGCCAGATCTAAGCGGTTGGTTAACGACATCGTACACACCTCCCCATGGTGATGTCGTTTGCGATACACACTCATAATGGCGGATGTGTTCGTTGCAAATTGACGTGCCAATGTCTGACAGCAGTTTCGTAAGCAGCTGAGTTGCAGCACAATGCGTAACTTGGCCTCCGTGGCGTTTGACGCGGCACTGCTGCTCGCGTTGGCCGCCTCCTGTTTGGGTCGGCTTCCGCCCGGAGTCCTTGCTATAAACCGCCCCAACGCCAGCGCTACGCTTGGTAAGTGGCGTATTCACCGCTGTCACGTAGATGTGTAGGCTCGGAGGCTGCCACGCCGAAGAACACCGAAGTCGAGCATGTTGAGGAAGCTGAAATAGGTATGTTTTCGTCTGCACATCTGGTTGGCATGGCGTGCATACATTGCCATATGGCATATGAACACTGTATACACAGCTGTTGAGTATATTGTCACGTCATTTGCAGGACAATCGCAAGGCGTCCACAACCTGGACGACGAGATTAGGAACCACGAGATGCTCGACTTGGGTCGGCAAGACGACTTCTTCCTGCCGAAAAACGGGGGCGGATGCGATGTGTTATTGGTGGGTGGAATCGTTATAACTCTGACGTTGTGCAGGACGATGTGATATACGTGGCCCTCGAGCCGCGGGACATACTAAAGACACAGCAATTCGTAGGCAGCATCACTCCCTCAGAATTGCGTTTGTACATCCCTGGTATGCGAATTTTGATTCTGTAGTTTACGGTTCGCAGATCGCAAAAAAGTCAACGGCGAAGCCAAGAAATTGGGTAAGCTGTTTGCGCGCTTCTCGCTCGGGGCGATTGTTACCCCGCTGGAGACCCTGCGATCATCACGCGACTGTGAGTTAAGGTTACACCGCCTCGAAATGCCGCAGGCTTTCGCATGTTTTACAAGTCAGACCCGATCCTTTTCTGCGCTCGTGACACCGGCCATAGAGAGTGGGTTTTGCAGCCTTGCTTGGCGCTCATTTCCGTTCAGCTTCTGGATGCACGCCTTGCTGAAGGCCAAGTTCTGCCACACAGCTCACACCGTACTGGGCAAGGGTTCCGCTCCTGATGTAGCTGCGGGGCCCGCGGAGCTGCCCGATCTCTCGACCAAGGCGCAGCGGTTGTACGATCTGCTGCACCCTAAGAGCTCCACAGAAGATGCGGCTATAGCCGCCCACAGGGACAGCAAGATTACCAACATTGACATCACCAACATCAACTCCGGGGAGCCGCAGGTACGTCGCGCGCAGCTGTTCGTAACGCCTTGCAGATATACCTGAACGGGGAGGAGGTGAAATCGGAGGAACCGACGAAGGAGCAAGAGGCTTTGCTGAAGGAGCAGAGCGAACGATCGCAGAACGACGGGCTCTAACCTAGTCACATCGCAAAACACCGCCGTGTCAAGCTAACCGTCGGCATGGCGCTTCGGCTGGACCCCGACCTGCCGCACCGCCACGCATCAAACTCATGtgatgcgctgcagaatGACATGGTTGAGTGCTACAAGGCTTCGCGGTGCTGCCGTGAGCTGAATCGCCCGTTCGACGAGTGCCTTCGCAACCGGCGGCCCGACGAGGTCGGACAGGAGTGTCTCCTGCTCAAGCGTGCGCTTGCGCAGTGCCGCAGAAACGTGTTGAACGGCAAGTTCCGGGTCACAGGGAACCCCTACTCTACGTGAATGTTGTGCTATAGATGGCCAGCGTAGGCCACATAATGCTGCATGCCAGGTCGACCAGTGGTCAACTGCGACCATGTCATATCGCGCATCTGTCAATGAAGGCGTCTTGAGAAACCAGGCTAAATTATACTTTAAGTTTAGATTATCCATAAGGTTTGTCTGCATTGTGTTCTACCTCATTCCTTCTTTTTCTTCGCCTTTTTCGCCTTCTTCCCCTCCTTCAGGCCGAAGGCCTGCAGCCTGTCGCGATTTACGTTGTACTTGGTCATTCGGAGATCCGGGCCGTCGTTGGCGTCTGTGGTCTTGCTCATCTTTTCCAGCTTGCGTTTGGCGATCTTCATCTCCTTTTCTGGCAGCTCCGCGTCATACGCAAGGAGCTTGCTCAGCGGCATGATGGCGTTCAGTTCCTTGTCGCTTTTTTCGAGGATGGTCTGCAGGTCGCACTTGAATGGCTGCACCTTCCGGTATTTGAACCTGACCTTCATGTCACCAATGACGTCTTCGTAGTCGAGGTTGTAGTATTCGTCTTCTAGTTCGGCTAAGGCTTTCGTGGCATCCTTGGGCGGAGCGCAGCTGGGTGGCACCACCTTCGCGACCATCCGCGAGTGCTCGTGGTTTGCAAGTGGGACGCAGGCCTCGCAGAGGGAGTAGTTGTCGCACTCCGTGCAGTCGAAATGCTTCGCTCCCACAGGTATGCCTTTGTTGCAGTGGTCACACAGCCACCACagctcgtcgtcctcgtctGCGCAGTCTTGCGCCGGGTTCCagtcgtcgtcgtcctttttgtcgtagccttttccCAGGATCTTCTTCATATCCTTCTCGTGCTGCACGGGGTCGAATGGGGCGTTGAGGTCCACGATGTCTTCCTCCAGCTTCACGCCAGCTTTGGCCTCTATTTCCTTTATGCGTTCTGCGATTTCGGCCTTTTTGAGATTCTTAAGCCGCTTaagctcctcctccctACGTATCTTCTCCTCAAGtttcttctgcttctttTCCTGCCTCTTCTGCTTTCTGCGCTCGTCCACCTTGCGCACGGAATCCTCGATGTTGCGCGGATGCCCCTCGATGGTTGCGCCGCCTTCTTCCTCGAATCTGCGACATCAGTTAGGTACGTTATGCCGGGGTGAGATGTTTAGCATTGTTGTATGGCGGAGATATAAGTGCGAAATATGCATGAAACCCGTAGCGGGTTAGGACGGTCAATTGTACAAACACTAACCTGTAGTTGTACTTGTATTCGAATTCCTCAGCTTTATCCAAATGCTTTTCATCCTCCTTGTCGATTTTCAGGCGTTTCAAGTAATCGTAGTTCTCCTTTTTGTCCTCCCGCCACCGCTGGTTGAGGATGTAGTCCTTGAGGAACTCTTCCTCCTCGTTCATTGGCTGCTCAGCCGCCCAGTACTGGGATATTAGCCCCTCAGCATCCGCCCCCAAGTTTCTCGCGGCGCCCTTCCTGTTGTTAAACCGCGGCTCAGGCAGCACGTCCGTGGCGCTGCTTTTCTTGAAGAAGTCGGCATCCGTGTCTAGCTCATTGGCGACAGACAGGAATGCCTTCTTCAGGTCATCCTGCTCCTCCTGATACGTCTTTGTATGTTGCACATCTGGTGGTTCTtcctcttcatcatcttcattTTCGAAGCCCTCCGCCCCTTCCTTGAGCAGGGTTTCCCGTACCATGTCCTTGTACGTGAGACCCTTGGCCTGCGAGTGGCTTAGTACGAAATCGCGTGGTCATACCTTTTTAGACGCCTCACCCTCGTCATTGCCCTCATCCTCGAAGTCTGAATCGGAGAAGTACTTCACCTCTGGGGCGTATATTTCCGGGTTCTTGTTCTTAATTTTGACGAGTGTCTCGAAAATCTTTTGCTCAACCTTGTTCGTCAGCAGCACGGcatcctcatcttcctcgGACGATTCCTCCGAGGATGACTCATCGTCATAATCTGCGCACATGTAAGAATCCAGCCAAAAGACACCGACCTGGCTGCGACGTTACGGGTTCGTTGACCGTGACCGTTTGGTCCTCTTGATCGGGAGTGTCATTAGTGGCCGTATCCGAGCCCTTTTTGGACTTTTTGGAAGCCTTCTTGGCTTTCGCCATCTTGCGGCTGCTGTACGGCAAATACGAGTCGGCCTAACGCCGttcgcggtatcggcggcGACGTCAACGGTTATGTGCGATATTTTGGCGCTCGTGCGCCGTATATATAGGTGTGTATGTGACAACCTCCCGATTCCAAATGGTGTGTAGATTTAAGTCGGCAGGTGTAACTTCCCCGGCTTAGTGGTGCCATGAGGCGTCGCTAAACGCGTTTCCTTGGCCGCCGGACGGACCACATACAGCCGAACGGTAGTGAGCCATGTGTATCACATATATGTCCTGATACGTGGCGGTGTTGCTTTTCGGAAGGGCGCGCAGTAGCCTCGATTGCCATTGATGGCTATGTGGCATCCTTCCACCAGCAGGGGCCATGGCTTGTATGTGGTTCAGCTTTTTAACGATTTGACCTTCGCGCACAGGCGCGGTGTGCGGTTGGCGAGTGTCCTCTGCGGCAGAAGATTTGCCTTCAACATCCGATCGCCTGTACCTTCGCAGTCTGTGTCTGGGACGCTCAATAGGGTCATTAGCCGACGCAAAGATGTATTTACAAGCTCTGTGCATTGCGATGTGGATGTCTGTGCGTCAGAGAACTTGCCACGCCACCTGCAAGTGCTGATAAAGACAACATCCGCTGGCCCTGCGTCCCAATACAGGCAAGAATGTCGGAGATTCTCCAGCACCGCAACAAAAGAATACGCGGCCGCAGGAGCGGCAGATGATCTGGGGTATGGAAATGGTGGTCAAAATGGCGCGGGAAATGTAACAAAAGAATCTCCGTCAACCGTCAATGCAGAGGGTACAACAGCGGCTGCGATTGGAAGCCCAGCTGCACCTGAACAATCTGCACCGGAGAGTTGCAGGGGTAAAACTGCACAACATGTAGATGACACGCAATCAGGAGTGTCTTCGATGGTTAACAAGTCCGGCGCTGCCCCTAAAACTCGCAAAGCGTCGGCAAAATCCAGTGCAGTTGACGCTGCACCATCTTCCGGTAAACGTGCTAAAAGTAAGGCCACAAAACAGGCTGCAACAGCTGATGCCGAATTGAAATGCGAGTCTGCTGTCGACAATGGGGCGATTGAGCCATCTGTAGCAGAAGCTCAGGCACTTGCTTTGGATGCGGCGTTCGAGTTGAGCGACGGCGAGTCATTGGACTGGAACAACAAGCAGCTTTGCAAGGTGTCACATCGCAACTTTCTCTTGTACGCCTACAACCAACTTGACATGGCGACGGTTGTGAAGATAACCAACCAGGTCCTAGCGGCGTACCAAACCCTGCCCCGCCGTCGCAAGGCCTCACAGCGGCGTCAGTACGTGCAGCGATTTCTGCGATGCATTCGCAAGCACAAGCCGCTGGAGGA
It includes:
- a CDS encoding Protein KRI1 homolog; translation: MAKAKKASKKSKKGSDTATNDTPDQEDQTVTVNEPVTSQPDYDDESSSEESSEEDEDAVLLTNKVEQKIFETLVKIKNKNPEIYAPEVKYFSDSDFEDEGNDEGEASKKAKGLTYKDMVRETLLKEGAEGFENEDDEEEEPPDVQHTKTYQEEQDDLKKAFLSVANELDTDADFFKKSSATDVLPEPRFNNRKGAARNLGADAEGLISQYWAAEQPMNEEEEFLKDYILNQRWREDKKENYDYLKRLKIDKEDEKHLDKAEEFEYKYNYRFEEEGGATIEGHPRNIEDSVRKVDERRKQKRQEKKQKKLEEKIRREEELKRLKNLKKAEIAERIKEIEAKAGVKLEEDIVDLNAPFDPVQHEKDMKKILGKGYDKKDDDDWNPAQDCADEDDELWWLCDHCNKGIPVGAKHFDCTECDNYSLCEACVPLANHEHSRMVAKVVPPSCAPPKDATKALAELEDEYYNLDYEDVIGDMKVRFKYRKVQPFKCDLQTILEKSDKELNAIMPLSKLLAYDAELPEKEMKIAKRKLEKMSKTTDANDGPDLRMTKYNVNRDRLQAFGLKEGKKAKKAKKKKE